Proteins encoded in a region of the Trypanosoma brucei gambiense DAL972 chromosome 11, complete sequence genome:
- a CDS encoding serine/threonine protein phosphatase, putative gives MSSSEAVKALASLTKEELMQRVLELQGKNAELYDEVEQLRQRLSQNRIPDVSKPRVSIRHSCDVGSCSPSRFSTLASSVGGQYGSYTVSLSVLVIENGNSMTVPLSSILDKSYKRPDMREPDTPAVSMSAMRDESDPHGRFSADHCDIIRSPSMGIDGPAGGGAELRGVTFGAAAAAAVSATSGCGGCRPSIMVGFSRADDQSEPPPRDPSSCRPPMSVQPISASLDAPRHDIQRFSSGRPLGVREGSLASDGLVSHRTLRTFNQQVIDGYSAPSPMSSRGSAVFHYIVRNFTLNNECRHNSDDVEGFGRALCSLCEEVKRVLKSEPRHGSSYSPCYVFGDIHGNFIDLFYFLDNLISFQDLRYTPHRFVFLGDYVDRGPFSVEVVAYLFAMKVLAPDKVLLLRGNHEDSLVSGDIAGYGHTSFRAQCRELFGFTLGEEVWNCVSDTFAYLPLTANIDGKIFCTHGGIPRYSGGADDRLSQLSRGDFPVMRTLFQAPADETPQQRQLRQLAMDTCWADPAEDETQLDRWGFGDNPRGRGVILFGSKAVDDFLGNHNYEYIFRAHQEKSDGLKLSKNARVFTIFSTSAYVGHENGAGVVLVADGKIRLIIKNADSIEMDPETNVPTAHGNEELENGPR, from the coding sequence ATGTCATCGTCAGAAGCGGTGAAGGCGCTTGCATCCCTGACGAAGGAAGAGCTCATGCAGCGCGTGTTAGAGCTGCAAGGGAAGAATGCGGAGTTGTACGACGAGGTAGAACAGTTGCGGCAGCGCCTCTCGCAAAACAGGATTCCGGACGTCAGCAAACCTCGTGTTTCGATTCGCCATTCGTGTGATGTCGGTTCGTGTTCGCCCAGCAGGTTCAGTACGCTGGCAAGTAGCGTGGGGGGACAATACGGGAGCTACACTGTTTCGCTCTCCGTTCTCGTAATCGAGAACGGTAACTCCATGACTGTGCCACTCTCTTCTATTCTGGACAAAAGCTACAAGCGGCCGGACATGCGCGAACCGGATACCCCTGCCGTTTCCATGTCAGCAATGCGCGATGAGTCCGACCCGCACGGGCGCTTTTCCGCAGACCACTGTGACATCATTCGTTCCCCAAGTATGGGAATTGATGGGCCTGCTGGCGGTGGTGCAGAGCTGCGTGGTGTCACGTtcggtgctgctgctgcagcggctGTTTCCGCCACCTCAGGTTGTGGGGGTTGCAGACCGTCCATAATGGTTGGTTTCAGTCGGGCCGACGACCAGAGCGAGCCCCCTCCTCGCGATCCTAGTTCGTGTCGGCCGCCGATGTCCGTGCAACCGATATCTGCGAGCCTTGATGCACCTCGTCATGATATCCAGCGGTTTAGTAGTGGACGACCGCTCGGTGTGCGCGAGGGCTCCTTAGCATCAGATGGCCTGGTGTCCCACAGGACGCTACGTACCTTTAACCAACAAGTTATTGACGGCTATAGTGCACCCTCACCCATGTCTTCTCGAGGTAGTGCAGTGTTTCATTACATCGTGAGAAACTTTACGCTGAATAATGagtgcaggcacaactccgaCGACGTGGAGGGTTTTGGTCGGGCACTTTGCAGTCTTTGCGAAGAGGTTAAGCGGGTGTTGAAAAGCGAACCACGCCATGGAAGCAGTTATTCTCCGTGCTATGTCTTTGGCGACATCCACGGAAACTTCATTgatcttttctattttctggACAACCTAATTTCGTTTCAGGACCTTCGTTACACGCCGCATCGCTTTGTGTTCCTTGGGGATTACGTTGACCGTGGCCCCTTCAGTGTAGAAGTCGTTGCCTACCTTTTTGCCATGAAGGTATTGGCCCCGGACAAGGTACTTCTCCTTCGTGGAAACCACGAAGACAGTCTCGTAAGCGGTGATATCGCAGGTTATGGTCACACGAGCTTCCGTGCACAATGCCGTGAGTTGTTTGGATTCACATTAGGTGAGGAAGTGTGGAACTGCGTGAGCGATACCTTCGCCTATCTCCCACTCACCGCAAATATTGATGGAAAGATATTCTGTACGCACGGGGGTATTCCGCGATATAGCGGTGGTGCAGACGATCGGTTGTCACAGCTGAGCCGTGGGGATTTCCCTGTGATGCGGACCTTGTTCCAGGCGCCTGCCGATGAAACGCCTCAGCAGAGACAACTGCGGCAACTTGCAATGGACACCTGTTGGGCGGACCCTGCGGAGGATGAAACTCAACTCGACCGGTGGGGTTTCGGCGACAACCCCCGCGGCCGGGGTGTCATCCTTTTTGGTAGTAAAGCCGTTGACGACTTCTTAGGCAACCATAACTACGAATACATTTTTCGTGCTCACCAGGAGAAGTCGGATGGGCTGAAGCTCAGCAAGAACGCAAGAGTGTTCACAATCTTCAGTACCAGTGCTTACGTAGGACACGAGAATGGGGCGGGAGTAGTACTGGTGGCAGATGGGAAAATTAGGTTGATTATAAAAAATGCGGACAGTATCGAAATGGACCCGGAAACCAACGTTCCCACAGCTCACGGAAACGAGGAACTGGAAAACGGGCCGCGGTGA
- a CDS encoding leucine-rich repeat protein (LRRP), putative produces MSAVATDPSVPTGKSESEALVAQRECTWKVVKAGEGLERQQTWEKSSTHESTGCPTLPTVRSASQGGKEVEDTMSSSRRLRWGHLSNASVPALESAAPKAGLEEQAHASEVKKPAVPYRISPSGIPVERYRQKLEECASLHHQLQEMVSTHCVTQEQLCGVRAECDCLKNEIVRLRDLLATTTSELGIQQQHVVELERENLKLREELREKQVEGMTSQRKMNYILSNSTVSPQGGGVATYTRYSPRPSPATVVLPVTPTLMVQPGLTGAKNVLDAVELYVRECFRTNVLPHVELIHSLYDGGRLAAVDPPLTHAQLKALQRVLADVKWEVEVSGIPVETYVSRKPRLQGRSQRLKDPDMSYPLWFNKLETLTFRSESWRTCLGLIVEIVRSLKSARYLELFGISDASTMQQLAETLIMEQHVEALSLPEVELDDEGLITLFTLITRRDHLGSPNTNWETCDNENQALQESGPAAASEAAPNDAQTENKESASPEAGAALTPVGKSSPTKTLWFGVRCLDLSRCKVTDPTNVFSLFRCPVLEVLVLPPSNQLGDVHLRGILEGCPHLHTIDISGNTALTTACVKYIGRHGTIKVLRLENCPGIDQLDLPNVEVLFSSLSYVIKLHAPELRRLPVPVVHSRVLFNFKAPRLREITLKGIVVDRGTLDSLKETAGEDSACEPKLARSVLSSCDKSAYSDGQKQSTAATMQLLCAGFIDCTFTAESEVREFTKKQKALLRFSLHGCKGVVDANLTRLPATLMDLDVSDAARLTNRGLEIIATTLPQLIRLNLKNAGPQISNEGIRLLRGLVNLEVLNLLRLPQILPEVVSAVANDLPWLRKLYHETAVVGPRSVVAATSAPVHLDVLREDDEDTTRNAVGECAKELLQLRNETALAFWMDAQLPKPTSLIPPRTAAADSIDLNAPNPPLTANTTFYEAACRKLSRSGNGSAFGSQRRAITPRNADAAANQNEESEKVNVLVVSSGDDSPLMASMSGGVEGVNADCGDVDDKSFSTAPDQLRAMENALDEKNRLVIEKKPLGPWDEEDLVEKHRRIA; encoded by the coding sequence ATGTCGGCGGTTGCAACCGATCCCTCTGTGCCGACGGGAAAGTCTGAAAGTGAGGCGTTAGTGGCCCAGCGAGAATGTACGTGGAAAGTTGTCAAAGCCGGAGAGGGTTTAGAACGACAACAAACATGGGAAAAGTCTTCCACACATGAAAGTACCGGCTGTCCAACACTCCCAACTGTGCGCTCAGCATcacaaggggggaaagaggtTGAGGATACGATGAGCTCCTCAAGACGCCTAAGGTGGGGTCACCTGAGCAATGCTTCGGTGCCGGCGTTAGAGAGTGCTGCGCCGAAGGCGGGGCTAGAGGAACAAGCGCATGCCTCGGAAGTTAAGAAACCAGCTGTTCCCTACCGTATTTCTCCAAGTGGCATTCCGGTGGAGCGTTACCGCCAAAAATTAGAGGAATGTGCTTCTCTACATCACCAGCTCCAGGAAATGGTGTCGACACACTGCGTAACGCAGGAGCAACTTTGCGGTGTTCGAGCAGAGTGCGACTGCCTCAAGAACGAAATTGTGCGGCTTCGGGACCTGCTAGCGACAACCACGAGCGAGTTAGGCattcagcagcagcatgTTGTTGAGCTCGAGCGAGAAAACTTGAAATTACGTGAGGAGTTGCGTGAAAAGCAAGTGGAGGGTATGACAAGCCAGAGAAAGATGAACTACATACTGTCAAATTCCACTGTGTCGCCCCAGGGTGGTGGGGTCGCGACATATACCCGCTATTCACCGCGCCCGTCACCGGCGACAGTGGTTTTGCCGGTCACTCCAACACTAATGGTGCAACCGGGTTTGACGGGGGCAAAAAATGTCTTAGATGCGGTAGAGCTATACGTGAGGGAGTGTTTTCGCACGAATGTTCTGCCACACGTAGAACTTATCCACAGTTTGTACGACGGTGGTCGTCTCGCAGCCGTTGATCCCCCTCTGACACATGCCCAGTTGAAAGCGCTTCAAAGGGTTCTTGCCGACGTTAAGTGGGAAGTGGAAGTTAGCGGAATACCCGTGGAAACCTACGTCAGTAGGAAACCTAGGTTGCAGGGGAGAAGCCAACGCCTGAAGGATCCAGACATGTCGTATCCTCTGTGGTTTAATAAGTTGGAGACTCTGACATTTCGTAGCGAAAGTTGGCGTACATGTCTGGGTTTGATTGTAGAGATCGTACGTTCCCTGAAATCTGCCCGGTACTTGGAGTTATTCGGCATTAGCGATGCTTCCACCATgcagcaacttgctgaaacACTCATCATGGAGCAGCATGTGGAGGCGTTGTCGCTGCCAGAAGTGGAGTTGGATGATGAGGGCCTTATTACGCTCTTTACACTCATAACGCGACGTGATCACTTGGGTTCACCAAATACCAATTGGGAAACGTGCGACAACGAAAACCAGGCGTTACAGGAATCAGGCCCCGCAGCAGCTTCTGAAGCCGCTCCTAATGATGCACAGacggaaaataaagaatcGGCGTCGCCGGAAGCAGGCGCTGCATTAACGCCAGTCGGTAAATCATCCCCAACTAAGACCTTGTGGTTTGGAGTGCGCTGCCTAGACCTCAGCCGATGCAAGGTAACCGACCCCACGAATGTATTCAGTTTGTTTCGTTGCCCGGTACTTGAAGTTCTCGTGCTACCTCCTAGTAACCAGTTGGGTGATGTTCACCTGCGTGGTATTCTAGAAGGGTGTCCCCACCTGCACACGATCGATATTTCGGGTAACACAGCGTTGACTACTGCATGCGTAAAGTACATTGGCCGACACGGCACCATTAAAGTGCTCCGCCTTGAGAACTGCCCCGGAATCGACCAATTGGATTTGCCCAACGTTGAGGTGcttttctcctccctttcctacGTCATAAAACTCCATGCCCCTGAGCTTCGTCGGTTGCCTGTGCCGGTTGTCCATTCTCGCGTTTTGTTTAACTTTAAGGCTCCAAGATTGCGGGAGATCACACTGAAGGGAATTGTTGTGGACCGTGGTACACTTGACTCCTTAAAGGAAACCGCGGGGGAGGATAGTGCTTGTGAGCCGAAGCTTGCCCGAAGTGTTCTCTCCTCGTGTGATAAGTCCGCGTACTCGGACGGACAGAAACAGAGCACTGCGGCAACAATGCAGCTCCTTTGTGCCGGTTTCATAGATTGCACGTTTACTGCTGAAAGTGAAGTGAGAGAGTTCaccaagaaacaaaaagcacTGTTGCGGTTCAGTCTTCACGGTTGCAAGGGCGTCGTAGATGCAAACCTTACACGCCTTCCTGCTACGTTAATGGACCTTGATGTAAGTGACGCTGCACGATTGACTAACAGAGGCTTAGAAATAATTGCCACCACGCTACCACAGCTCATACGACTGAACCTCAAGAACGCTGGCCCACAGATCAGTAACGAGGGAATACGACTTCTGCGCGGACTTGTCAATCTGGAAGTGCTGAATCTGCTTCGCCTACCGCAAATTCTGCCGGAGGTGGTATCTGCCGTTGCGAACGACCTTCCTTGGTTGCGCAAGTTATACCACGAGACGGCCGTAGTGGGACCACGTAGTGTGGTGGCAGCAACTTCCGCACCCGTGCATCTCGACGTGTTGAgagaagatgatgaagatacGACACGAAACGCTGTCGGAGAGTGTGCGAAGGAGTTGCTACAACTGCGCAATGAAACCGCACTCGCGTTTTGGATGGATGCACAACTTCCGAAACCCACGTCACTTATCCCACCGCGTACTGCAGCAGCGGACAGCATCGATTTGAATGCGCCAAACCCGCCACTAACAGCAAACACAACATTTTACGAAGCGGCCTGTCGTAAACTTTCGAGGAGCGGCAACGGAAGTGCATTTGGCTCTCAAAGGCGGGCAATCACTCCTCGCAACGCAGACGCTGCTGCTAACCAGAATGAGGAAAGCGAGAAGGTCAACGTATTGGTGGTTAGTAGTGGAGACGACTCGCCTCTAATGGCATCAATGTCAGGCGGTGTAGAGGGTGTGAATGCAGACTGCGGTGATGTAGATGATAAATCCTTCTCTACCGCACCAGATCAACTCAGGGCAATGGAGAATGCACTGGACGAAAAGAACAGACtagtaatagaaaaaaagcCCTTGGGTCCATGGGATGAGGAAGACCTTGTGGAGAAACACCGGAGGATCGCCTGA
- a CDS encoding T. brucei spp.-specific protein, whose translation MDVEESEQGVNPLCDWVAEPPAREQEKEQAEGAEEIGPEELDECHGGNIDGTVEEVVPEKESVGPGKHESSYIEEQPSHGAAEHHEAAEHRVTAAACEDEGMPSLAVPEPPKTPTMTTSARNRRSRTNVGMPPIAAAKPRAQEGKNDGGKADKCSGGRSARGRLIPKQPARNTSARQGKPPLLSPRWVKERETQYRIVYGKPQHRYRVKRNVCQHHPAACGGTQSGLAEDDAALSFSGHIHNVEKQLHKYLCSFNTQCEECTEAGPLSSYKTVYGTKKASTLKAKCGESQPPFILGDSPRVSNDPLWSVNRQLSEYTNRQRLSDRGNPMANTEHDRSSSRGVPSDGGCTWRTKSPSTMSQPQQLEYETRDELQHCARLFLDRFGGSSERRDLGYSYRCILLGKQKQQWLSGSTKGLPGVRWATKKDSSPPRPPFRHRAHDRRVFQNDKVRTNASTSARSKGGRTGETSAQKQATSPHHPAADTTTYVREDWVAERGAAITLEASKSDVEILRGGPEVREAGTELFPCEGAVEEPAGCYKVEGEELMGRPDAVGVELVSGSETDRGGMESRTETVGAALVSRTETDCEELGSHGVIELVQPSGETDIDGGEPEGHSKVASEGLASQAGADGEELGSHDVIELVQPSGEADIDGGEPEGHSKVASEGLASQAGADGEELGSHDVIELVQPSGEADIDGGEPEGHSKVASEGLASQAGADGEELGSHDVIELVQPSGEADIDGGEPEGHSKVASEGLASQAGADGEELGSHDVIELVQPSGEADNGC comes from the coding sequence ATGGACGTGGAGGAATCAGAGCAGGGTGTCAATCCTTTGTGTGATTGGGTGGCGGAACCTCCTGCAAGGGAGCAGGAAAAGGAGCAAGCTGAAGGTGCTGAAGAGATTGGACCTGAAGAACTTGACGAGTGCCATGGTGGAAATATTGACGGAACTGTCGAAGAGGTTGTCCCCGAAAAAGAGAGCGTCGGCCCCGGTAAACATGAAAGCAGTTATATTGAAGAGCAGCCCTCTCACGGAGCAGCTGAGCATCACGAAGCGGCCGAGCACCGCGTCACAGCCGCGGCCTGCGAGGATGAAGGAATGCCGTCGTTAGCCGTTCCCGAGCCACCCAAAACCCCCACCATGACAACCTCAGCTCGCAACCGCCGCTCGAGGACTAACGTCGGTATGCCACCGATTGCCGCAGCCAAACCAAGGGCACAGGAAGGCAAGAACGACGGTGGCAAAGCTGACAAGTGTAGTGGAGGGAGGAGCGCTAGAGGCAGGTTAATTCCCAAGCAGCCGGCTCGAAACACGAGTGCAAGGCAAGGGAAGCCCCCTCTTCTGTCGCCGAGGTGGgtgaaagagagggaaacacAATATAGGATTGTGTATGGGAAGCCACAGCACCGTTACCGCGTCAAGAGAAATGTTTGTCAACATCACCCGGCGGCATGCGGTGGCACACAAAGTGGTCTGGCAGAAGATGACGCGGCACTATCTTTCTCGGGTCACATCCACAATGTAGAAAAGCAACTGCACAAGTACCTTTGCTCATTTAATACCCAGTGCGAGGAATGTACCGAGGCAGGGCCGCTGTCAAGCTACAAAACTGTATATGGGACCAAGAAAGCTTCGACCCTCAAGGCGAAATGTGGAGAAAGTCAACCCCCATTCATCCTTGGGGATTCACCTAGGGTTTCCAACGACCCTTTGTGGAGCGTCAACCGCCAGTTGTCCGAGTACACTAACCGTCAGCGCCTCAGCGACAGAGGTAATCCAATGGCTAACACTGAACATGACCGTTCAAGTTCAAGGGGAGTGCCTTCTGATGGCGGGTGCACGTGGAGGACGAAATCCCCTTCCACGATGTCACAGCCCCAGCAACTAGAGTACGAAACCCGGGACGAGCTTCAACATTGTGCCCGACTCTTCCTCGATCGTTTTGGCGGCTCCAGCGAACGGCGCGACCTTGGCTATAGCTATCGTTGTATCCTTTTGGggaagcagaaacaacagtGGCTCTCAGGGTCAACGAAGGGGCTCCCTGGGGTACGGTGGGCGACGAAGAAAGACTCATCTCCCCCAAGACCACCGTTTAGGCACCGCGCGCACGACAGGCGTGTATTCCAAAATGATAAGGTTCGGACAAATGCCAGCACCTCAGCAAGATCAAAAGGGGGCCGCACTGGCGAAACCAGTGCGCAAAAGCAAGCGACCAGCCCTCACCATCCAGCGGCAGACACGACCACGTACGTCAGAGAAGACTGGGTTGCGGAGCGGGGTGCCGCAATTACGCTTGAAGCTTCAAAAAGCGACGTGGAAATTCTGAGAGGTGGACCAGAGGTGAGAGAAGCAGGAACGGAGCTGTTTCCATGTGAAGGGGCTGTGGAGGAACCGGCTGGTTGCTACAAAGTTGAGGGTGAGGAGTTGATGGGCCGTCCTGATGCTGTGGGTGTGGAGTTGGTGAGCGGCTCCGAAACCGATCGTGGAGGGATGGAAAGCCGAACTGAGACTGTGGGGGCGGCTTTGGTGAGCCGCACCGAAACTGATTGCGAGGAACTTGGAAGCCATGGTGTAATTGAACTTGTGCAACCTTCGGGTGAGACCGACATTGATGGAGGGGAACCGGAGGGTCACAGCAAGGTTGCGAGTGAGGGGTTGGCTAGCCAAGCTGGAGCTGACGGCGAGGAACTTGGAAGCCACGATGTGATTGAACTTGTGCAACCTTCGGGTGAGGCCGACATTGATGGAGGGGAACCGGAGGGTCACAGCAAGGTTGCGAGTGAGGGGTTGGCTAGCCAAGCTGGAGCTGACGGCGAGGAACTTGGAAGCCACGATGTGATTGAACTTGTGCAACCTTCGGGTGAGGCCGACATTGATGGAGGGGAACCGGAGGGTCACAGCAAGGTTGCGAGTGAGGGGTTGGCTAGCCAAGCTGGAGCTGACGGTGAGGAACTTGGAAGCCATGATGTGATTGAACTTGTGCAACCTTCGGGTGAGGCCGACATTGATGGAGGGGAACCGGAGGGTCACAGCAAGGTTGCGAGTGAGGGGTTGGCTAGCCAAGCTGGAGCTGACGGCGAGGAACTTGGAAGCCATGATGTAATTGAACTTGTGCAACCTTCGGGTGAGGCCGACAACGGTTGCTAG